The genomic region CCGATATGCTTACGGAAGTCACACTGAAAAAGAGCCAGGTTATCGACAGCTTTCGGGACTTGCCGGAGGAGGTAACGGCTGACGAGTTGATTGAGAAGATTTTATTTATTCAGAGCGTTGAGCGGGGATTGCAGCAATCGGAACGTGGCGAAGTGACGCCGCACGACCAATTTATGCAGGAGCTTAAAGCAATGAAAAAAGATGATCGCCTGGAGTGACGAAGCAAAAGAAACTACCAGAGATATTTACGCCAAATTGTTAGAAGAATCGTCTGTTTACGCCGAAAACTGGCTGACAGAACTGGAACATAAGCTTGAGTTGCTCGAACAGTTCCCGGAAATGGGAAGACAGGTTCCGGAATTTGGTCTTTCTTTTATTCGGGAAGTTTTTGTCAAAAAA from Tellurirhabdus rosea harbors:
- a CDS encoding type II toxin-antitoxin system RelE/ParE family toxin, with the translated sequence MIAWSDEAKETTRDIYAKLLEESSVYAENWLTELEHKLELLEQFPEMGRQVPEFGLSFIREVFVKKYRLVYSYLNQNITIVAIRPMGRPLGRI